One Styela clava chromosome 4, kaStyClav1.hap1.2, whole genome shotgun sequence genomic window, ATTTTTAATTAAAGTGtataccaaaatatttttgtagatTTTATCATTAAATTCATCGTAATTTTACATTCGATTACACCTTGCTATTCAAATATGCATTTTCGTGGAAAAACCTCTGCGCGAAGTTCATCGTATAAAAGTTCTTACATTCTGACGACATTACTGCTGGCGATTTTTATCGAAACGACGTTTTGCCGGAATATTAAATCCGAGTCAACTTCAGTGCCTGAAGGACATTCTAAAGCtgcaaagaaatattttgtgagtataatattttcactatttttttttttaatttataaacatattttccaaattttttctcAGTTTGAAAATGTTACATTTAACACACTTTAGTACAttctgtttgaaaaataaattccatcCATTTCATTCTTCACTGACTGTTCGCCTTACCACATGTTATTCAAATACATGCCCTcatatttattgcaaaaaaatatacaaaatgaggttattttcatgtattttttgatgaattctCATTTTATGGGAATGTATCATTGGTGTACAAGTGATATACTTTGTTTAGATGCAAATAATCCGTATTTtaacaaatgaatttatatCTAGGTTTGTTTGTTTGTGTTTACTTTTTTCTATTGTGCTACCCTATCGTGTCGTTCTGATCACATTTCACCGATGTGCAGTCAACACAATATATCTATCTAATTTGAGATAATAACAATTGTACCGCCATCAGGGCCATTTGTATGCCATGGCAAATCACTCGATTTACAAAAATAAGTTGTTAACTGGAGACGATAAGGCTAGAAACTATAGTTCGTTCGCCGTTTGAAGAGTGCGTTTGCAGTTCAAATATGTTTTACACAATTACTAGATtctcaataaatttatatataataacttTTATTTGTTGCCTTATTAAGCGAGTGTCCCTGTGAGAATAATTCATCTTCACAATGGTATTGTATTGATCGCATCTTCTATTTAGTTGCATATCGAAGTAATACTCCAAAACACAAGTGTAACTGCGGTTGGTTTTTCAGTTTAGTTTTAAAATGGTGAAACAGAGTTTTAAGATGTACACGATTTAAAATTACAATTCTAAATCGTGTACATCTTAAAACTCTGTATCAGTTGCGACTCTACCCAAAGATCTTATAATCGTGTCATCGAAGCACCAAAATAGCTGGTCATATTGCAGTTTTCAACGTTTTTGCAATAAACAAGAATATATAAGAATTTATCATTGAAAGTGACATTTGTGAACtaatgttatttgtattttttttttaaatgcaactTTGTGAacaatgaacaatattttattgatgTGTTCTTTTAAACAGTTCTACTTGATTGTTCCTTTATAAATGGTGCATTCTTAAACTTCAATATTGTATCAATTTCAATCGCATAATTACCATCTTTTCGCTACTGCTACAAAGTttttaattagaaaaattatttcttcaGACTACTGCTGAAACACCTAATCGAATTAACGTAACTTTGCAAAGATCCAACGCTGTTACTGAAGATGAAGCAAGCATATTACTGGCGGTGAGTAACTTATATTCTTCATGAAATATGTGACATGAACCcatcaaattttttgttcaCTGTATTTGTTCATCACGAGATTTGTGTATGAAAGATTCAAGGCATCTGTATTTCTAGTGAATTATATTTGATCgatctttttaaaataaaatggcgACGACTCCTTTAACCATGCTTGAGGTCGCGACGGCGGGAACAaccaatttttaaatcaataaaacTGGTAGTGTAACATACAAATATATGGAAAAGAAAGTAATTTAATGAAAATCCTGATATCACGAATTAAGAAACTGGAAAATAAAGcaataatatattcattttctatgTATTTAATAACTTTACAATTTTCGATCAAAGCCAGACGTCGTGACTGGAACCGGCATTTTACACGCACTGTCAAGCATTTTCTATCTACACCAACCAGGGAAATgctttcaaaattattatttgacttGATTAATGAGCGTCGTTTCGACGCAATGACGCATTATAGATTGATTTACATCGAAAACACTAATTGTAGTTTGCGTGAAAATCTTGCCAAGATTAGATCAATTATACTTAAGCGAGAACGTAGGGTAACGTTCGGTCGTCAATTAGCGTAAACAAATTTATCCTAGAGTCGCGTATATTCAGTTTGTTTCACTTCCGATGGATAActaattttatagaaaaaatttacatttgaaacggagaaaattgtttttcataattttgaaatCACAAGTTTAGAGTATCAAGCCAAATTTAATCAATATGACGCCCAAAACTCAATCATATTTTGGTATAATCAGAATTTGAATACTCAAATTCTACTTTTCGTATGTCTGTTTTGAGCAATTAGTCGTGCTAATATCGTTGTTATAAATTAAACTATTTTTACTAATGGGGCAAGTGTTGATTTAACAGATACATTGCATTTACGCCATTTAGAATAGTGTTATCTCCAATTGGGTAGAGAAATATAATATGTAAATGgttggaaaaatattaaaattaaggcagtgatttatatatttcaattgttcAATCGTCGGCCTTTGAACTTAATTAGAAGTCATCGGGTTGTTAAAATATACTAGTGTTTATTAAAGCTCTTGAATCGGTAAAAACCGACATCTTCAATTCACTGTTGCCAAAGCATCCTCACATTTTACGCGTACGGTTCTTTCCTGGAATTGTACTCAGTTTGATTGGAGCAGATAACTTCATTTGCATTCTTTCACAATttgtacaaaattattttcggtgaaaatttaatataaaatgagTGGGTTTTAATATAAATACTGATTGTTCATACGATAAAACATATCACACGTGCTCCCCTAAGGCTAACGTTTGTACGTTCCCGAATGTTTCAGTAATAAGTCAAATCATCggcaatttttaatttcctaGTGCTGGTACCAAAGAGAGTTTGCGTTACCGTTCTATAAACAGTTTATgacatattattttaatataagctctGTAAGTTCAAACACTTTCGAATTATCGCACGGAGGAATCTGAACCTCGCATGCAAAATAGATCGGGCCTGATTTCGACTCAAGTTTACAATAAGAAACCAAAATTTTGTACACTACACGCTGATGTCACAGAGATTAGCACAAACTATCACTTATTACCAGCGTATTCACTTTATTGAGTTATTTCAGTTTTTTACCATCTTCAGCGTTTTTgtccattttaaaatttcaaaccatTTTTGAATTGGACTGGATTTCTACACCGGGAATCACTGAATGCGCGCTAATTCGAGTTACTATTCGTACATTTATGCATTATATCAATACCGTCAATATACTCGTTGAACAGTTTTATTTAATGATTCATTTATCACAACAGAAAGATTCGTACTGTACCTGCAAGTGTTGTCGCCCCCAAAAGAAGGGCCAAGATATCTGCAGAAAACTAGTACGCTATGATCTACCAGAGGATTTCAAATGTCCCAAAAAATTCTGCACAAATGCAATTGGAAATGATTGCACAAATTGGAACAAACATAGATGTGCCAAAGCGTGCTTTTGTCAGTAAGTTGTAAAATGGATAGTTTTATTTGTAACAATATAATTACGTATATTAACTAACCTATTAGTTCATATTGGAATGAAATATAAACAGAATTTAAAAATCCGACCATGTATTAAAATGAAAGAGAAACCATTCTACAATCCACACTATCGGTATTTCTATGGAGGCAAACATCGATAaccaataatttttatttaacagaAAATGTAAAGGACGTTTGCCTCAAGGAGACGGTCGTTGTTCTGGGGAATTACAACCAGCTGCCGGGTGTCTTTGTCGTGGACACGAAGAAGCAGGAAGTGAAACAATATgtactaaaaaaaaacaaggacTTGCAAGCGTTTGGCATTTTTTGACAGCAGCAAAAATGAGTAAAAAGTTCTTAAAATGTCAAATGGGTTGTTTTTGCAAGTAAGATATTACTTTTTCTTCAGATATTACTATTTTGAGTTACAAATCGTCTTACTAcccaaatatatttatgtagTTTTTTAACCAACATCATACATTTTATAGTTCTTGATTGAGTTTCGTTTTATTGACACCATGTCGGAAAACAAGGCCTTGTATCAAGTACATTCGTTAAATTTGACACGATAAACAAGACGTCATAAGTATATATTAAATTAGGTTTCGAATGTTCATAATTATTCAGatttagcaaaaaataaaattaattaactAGTTAATGACGactaaagataaaaataaacaagattaGTTGCATCTTATAACCTATAGAAAAAAGCTTTAAGCACTTCGATACAATGAATACTAGTAAGCAATGACTTCGCcattttgcttttatttatcGCCACAATAAAGCCAGACAGAGAACATGCACTGAGTTAATTCATGACGGGTTtcgaaaattacataaatttcGTTCATGTTTACTTCGTTGTGTTTACATGTTTTCAATATAAACGCTAAATTGGAAAATTATTTCGTTCTTAGGTCTGAGGCgaactttttatttattaaatttggttagtatgtttgaaaataatatttatatatttttcagcaCTTGCTCCCACACTACTTTGTCCCAAGTTTTCAAGGGAGTAAACACTACTGTGATGTGTAAAGCTTATCCATCTATACCTGGCCACTGTAAGATGCCGTGTCCTCCCTGTCCAGACCATGCCGCAGTGAGTCAAGCACGACAGGTAACTTTCAATACAAAATTGGTTTCATTTATATATCTGAAATCTATCACATGCGGTAGGAAATGACGAAACAGAATTATTAAACTTCTGACAAATAGTCACTGTATCATTTGGTTACTTTATAGTCTTGAAGTATAATACCTATTTCTTCAGCCTAGACTCTGATTGTTCCTCAAAAGCAATTGTGTCGCTGTtagttattaattattaattcttAAAAGTATTTCATTTCGTCATTCAAATGGTTTTTGTGGTAAAAATGTGTTGACTGTATATCAGCGAAACTTGATCAGAATGACATGATAAGGGTAGCACAAAGGGATAAAGATAAAGATGTT contains:
- the LOC120327141 gene encoding uncharacterized protein LOC120327141; the encoded protein is MHFRGKTSARSSSYKSSYILTTLLLAIFIETTFCRNIKSESTSVPEGHSKAAKKYFTTAETPNRINVTLQRSNAVTEDEASILLAKDSYCTCKCCRPQKKGQDICRKLVRYDLPEDFKCPKKFCTNAIGNDCTNWNKHRCAKACFCQKCKGRLPQGDGRCSGELQPAAGCLCRGHEEAGSETICTKKKQGLASVWHFLTAAKMSKKFLKCQMGCFCNTCSHTTLSQVFKGVNTTVMCKAYPSIPGHCKMPCPPCPDHAAVSQARQTLQDVWRLQGSHGG